AAAGCGCTCAGCATTTTGACCTAGGTTAAGAAAAGAAACCCCCGCCGAGAAATCGGCGGGGGTTTTGGTTTGTGCGCTGACAAAATCGCAAAGCCAGATTGGTCAGTCGCAGCTCGGCCTACAGTTGCTTATCGCAACAACTCATCCATCAACCCAATCACCTCGAGCACTTTGAACGTGGTTGGATCGGCGCGATAAATCATCTCGCCTACGCGGTAATAGCGATAGTTGGGGTCGAGTCGATAGCGGTCATAATCGGTAAAGCGACGATACGTGTAATCGTCGATGTAATCGCCAACCCTCGGTTTCACGTGTCCGGGCGGGATGCAGGGCGGGTTCTTCTTGGCAAGGCCAGGAGGGCAACCTTTGGCAAAGGCACCCATGTTCTTTGCATGACCCTTCCCTTGACCTTGCCCCTTGCCGTTACCGGCAAAGCTGGCCGTTGCCATCAGCGGGACCAAGACGAGAGCCAAGGCAGTTTTTGTTGCGGTTTTCATCATTCACTCCGTCCATTGTTTGCGCGACCTTGGGTTAAACAACGGCCAGCCAACCTGCGGGTTCCAATCGTGATGAAATTGGGCGAGACCGGATTGATATACAATATCACCCGCTGATTTGCCTGCGCGGATTGCGGCTTTCCGCCCGTGTCGGGGTCTGGTTACGCAGAATGGCTCCGACAAACGTGCTTACTCACCCCACTTATAGTTAAAGCTGACCGACAACCGCTCCTCATCCCCGGTGTTCTGCATCACCTCGTGACGCAGCCAGCTTTCCCACAGCAGCACGTCGCCCTCGGCGGGGCGTTTGGTGATGAAGCTCTGCAGTTCTTCACGCGCGTTTTTGCGGCGAGGTGGGGCGGCCATCATCATGGCGTGGCGGGGGTCTTCATAGCGCAGTGCGCCCGCGCCTTCGGGCAGGGCCAGATAGGTGGTGCCAGAGATCACGGAATGCGGGTGGATATGGGCTGAGTGATAGCCGCCGGGCGGCAGGATGTTGATCCAGATGTCCTCCAGCACCAATTCGCGTCCATCAAGGTTGAATTCTAGATCCTCAGCAAAGGCCGCAACGTGCTTGTCCAGGCTTTCGACCAGATCCTTGAAGATCGGGAACCGCCACGGCAGGTCAGTCAGGGATGCGTAGGAGGTATAACCAGGATACCCCTCGGCCTCGCACCATTCCTGCCCCGCCTCGTCATCCTCGGCGATCGAGTAGCAGCTGTCATAAAGCTCGCCCTGGTCGACCTTCGGGTCAAACTCGGACAGTTGAGCATGGTAAAGGCGGGTCACGAAGAGGGAGGATATATTGGGCATGGGGCAGGGGTACCGGATTTGTTTGGAAAAGGCGAGCAGTGCTAAGCGCCCATCATCCACACTATGTGGAAAAGTAGGTGACTATTCCGATTGCACCTATAACTGCGATGGTGGCAGAAACTGCTTGCAATATACAAAGCGTCTTATCCACCTTGGCTTCTATTCGTTCCTGACGTTCTAGGACGATTGCCAATCAGCGCGATGATGTTCTTGCCTCAATAGCACTGGTCAAAATCGTCTAGGGATTTCCTTCATGGTAAACGGCATCTGTCATGACGCTTTCGTAGGCGCGGATTCCTTGGAATTCGTAAAGATAGTTGGGATCATTTTTATCTAATTCGCGAAAACGTTGCTCCACGGCTTTTTCGACCTTTTTCATCTCGCTCACTATCTCGGACATTGTTAGCCTTCTAAGTTGATCATCCTTGCTGACGAACCTTAGGCGCGACAATCATGCTTCTGCAATACAGTCCAGTCCCGTCGCCGAGATCTATCCGGGTTAGCCAATTTCACTGGCCAATCGAAACTTTCCCTTGCCCCCACCCCCTAACACTCCTATAGAGCCACATCTCATGGATTCCGGCGACGGGATTCGTGTGTTTTGACATTCACCCACCAGACATAGGGTGACCTGCTACAAACTGGGCAGAGCTCTCTGGTGCAAGGAAAGGAATAGGCGAATGAACGCCAAGGAACTGCGTGATCAGTCTCCTGACCAGCTTCGTGAAAAGCTGGCAGAGCTGAAAAAAGAGGCCTTCAACCTGCGTTTCCAGCAGGCAACTGGTGCAATCGAAAACACTGCCCGTATGCGTACAGTACGTCGCGACGCCGCGCGCGTTAAAACCGTATTGAACGAACAAGCCCGCGCTGCGGCTGAGTAAGAGGAGCCTGAAGAATGCCCAAACGTATCCTGCAAGGTGTTGTCACCTCGGCCGCCAACGAACAAACCGTCACTGTTTCAGTTGAACGCCGTTTCAAGCACCCGCTGCTTCAGAAAACCGTTCGTAAGTCGAAGAAATATCGCGCTCACGACGAAAAGAATGCCTTTAAGGCAGGCGACACCGTCCGCATCATCGAATGCGCGCCGAAGTCGAAAACCAAACGTTGGGAAGTTTTGGAAGGCTAAGTTCTGCCTTCCCGGACGACTTAACAAGTCGAAACCCTGGGGGTTACGCCACGCATCGGCGCCCCAAAGGTCGGGAGAAACCACATGATCCAGATGCAAACAAATCTGGATGTAGCTGACAACAGCGGCGCTCGCCGAGTTCAGTGCATCAAGGTTCTGGGTGGTTCCAAGCGTAAGTACGCATCCGTTGGCGACATTATTGTCGTCTCGGTTAAGGAAGCCATCCCGCGCGGTCGCGTAAAGAAAGGTGACGTCCGTAAGGCCGTCGTCGTGCGCACCGCCAAGGAAGTCCGTCGTGAAGACGGCACCGCCATCCGCTTCGACCGCAACGCGGCCGTTATTCTGAACAACAACAACGAGCCTATCGGCACCCGGATCTTCGGCCCGGTTGTTCGCGAACTTCGCGCGAAGAACTTCATGAAGATCATCTCGCTGGCTCCGGAGGTGCTGTAAGATGGCTGCTAAGTTGAGAAAAGGCGACAAGGTTGTCGTTCTGGCCGGTAAAGACAAAGGCAAAGAAGGCGAGATCACTTCGGTTGATCCCAAAGCCGGAAAAGCTGTTGTTGACGGTGTGAACGTTTCCATCCGCCACACCCGTCAGAGTCAGAACAGCCAAGGTGGCCGTATCCCGAAAGCGATGCCGATCCAACTGTCGAACCTGGCCCTGCTGGACAAGAACGGCAAAGCAACGCGCGTCGGCTTCCGCGAGGAAGACGGCAAGAAAGTGCGTTTTGCCAAAACCACAGGGGAGACTGTCTGATGCTTGATACTGCAAACTACACCCCCCGTCTGAAAGCCGCTTACAAGGACAGCATCCGTGCCGCCCTGAAAGAGGAGTTCGGTTACAAGAACGACATGCAGATCCCGCGTCTGGAAAAGATCGTTCTGAACATAGGTTGTGGCGCTGAGGCCGTTAAGGATTCGAAGAAAGCCAAGTCGGCGGTTGCTGACCTGTCGATCATCGCAGGTCAACAGGCATTGACGACGAAAGCCAAGAAATCCATCGCTGGTTTCCGTGTCCGCGAGGACATGCCGCTGGGTGCGAAAGTAACCCTGCGCGGCGACCGGATGTATGAATTCCTGGACCGTCTGATCACTATTGCGATGCCCCGTATCCGCGACTTCCGTGGCGTTTCGGGTAACTCGTTCGACGGCCGTGGCAACTATGCCATGGGCCTGAAAGAGCACATCGTGTTCCCGGAAATCGACTTTGATAAGGTTGATGAGAACTGGGGCATGGACATCGTGATTGCCACCACCGCGAAAACCGACGCGGAAGCAAAGAGCATGTTGAAGCACTTCAATATGCCCTTCAACAGCTGATCCGCGGGAAGGAATAGACATGGCTAAAAAAGCAATGATCGAACGCGAGAAGAAGCGTCAGAAGCTGGTGGAAAAATATGCCGCCAAGCGTGCTGCGCTGAAAGAGATCGCAAACGACGAAAGCAAGACGATGGAAGAGCGTTTCACCGCCCGCCTGAAGCTTGCACAACTGCCGCGCAACAGCTCGGCGACCCGGCTGCACAACCGTTGCCAGCTGACCGGTCGTCCGCACGCTTACTATCGTAAGCTGAAAGTGTCGCGGATCGCGCTGCGGGATCTTGGGTCGAATGGCCAGATCCCCGGCCTGGTGAAATCTAGCTGGTAAGGGAGAGACAGATATGAACGATCCTATCGGCGATATGCTCACCCGTATCCGCAACTCGCAAATGCGCGGCAAATCGGTTGTTTCGACACCGGCTTCCAAGCTGCGTGCTTGGGTTCTGGATGTTTTGGCTGACGAAGGCTACATCCGCGGTTACGAAACTGGCACTGACGAGCGTGGGCACCCCACCCTCGAAATCAGCCTCAAATACTTCGACGGTGTTCCGGTGATCCGCGAACTCCAGCGGGTTTCGACCCCTGGCCGTCGCGTCTATATGGGCGTGAAAGACATCCCGCAGGTCCGTCAGGGCCTTGGCGTTTCGATTGTCTCGACCCCCAAAGGCGTCATGTCCGATGCAAACGCTCGCAGCCAGAATGTTGGTGGCGAAGTGCTTTGCACCGTATTCTAAGGAGGCCTTCGAATGTCTCGTATTGGTAAAAAACCGGTCGAGCTGCCCGCTGGCGTAACAGTTACGCAGTCGGGTCAGACCGTAGAAGTAAAGGGCCCGAAAGGCGTCCTTAGCTTCACCGCAACCGATGATGTCACCATCACCGTTGAAGACAACCAACTTAACGTCGAGCCGCGTGGCAAGTCCAAGCGCGCCCGTCAACAGTGGGGCATGAGCCGCACAGTGGTTGCCAACATGGTCACCGGTGTCACCGACGGTTTCAAGAAAGAGCTGGAAATCAACGGTGTTGGTTATCGTGCTCAGATGCAGGGCAACGTCCTGAAACTGAACCTCGGCCTGTCGCATGACGTTGATTTCGTTGCACCGGAGGGCGTCACCGTGACCGCTCCGAAGCAAACCGAAATCGTCGTTGAAGGCATCGATCCACAACTCGTCGGACAAGTCGCGGCCAATATCCGCGCATGGCGCAAGCCCGAGCCTTATAAAGGCAAGGGTATCAAATACAAAGACGAGTATATCTTCCGCAAGGAAGGTAAGAAGAAGTAAGGACCAGACAGATGGCAAACAGCAAACGGACCCTGTTCCTCAAGCGCCGCCTGCGCGTCCGGAACAGCCTGCGCAAGCACAATGTAGGCAAGATGCGCCTGTCGGTGCACCGCTCGAACAAGAACATCAGCGCACAGCTGATCGACGATGTGAATGGCGTCACCCTGGCTTCGGCTTCTTCGTTGGAGAAGGATTTGGGCGTGGTTGGCAAAAACAACATCGATGCAGCCAGCAAAGTGGGTGCAGCGATCGCAGAACGTGCCAAGAAAGCTGGCGTCGAAGAATGCTATTTCGACCGCGGCGGCTTCCTGTACCACGGCAAAGTGAAGGCTCTGGCCGACGCTGCGCGCGAAGGTGGCCTGAAGTTCTAAGTGAACTGAGAGGGGCGTCGGACCTGATCCGCTGCCCCTCCGATGATCCGGGGGTACATTTCGTGCCCACCAGGATTGAGACTAACGGCGCACAGCGCGCCACCATGAAAGGAATGCCTGATGGCAGAACGTGAGAACCGCCGGAACCGTCGCGACCGCGACGAAACTCCGGAATTTGCTGATCGTCTGGTCGCGATCAACCGTGTGTCGAAAACCGTGAAGGGTGGTAAGCGCTTTGGTTTCGCCGCTCTTGTCGTAGTTGGCGACCAAAAAGGCCGTGTTGGCTTTGGCAAAGGTAAAGCGAAAGAGGTCCCCGAGGCCATTCGCAAAGCCACCGAGCAAGCCAAGCGTCAAATGATCCGCGTGCCGCTGCGCGAAGGCCGCACCCTGCACCACGACATCGAAGGTCGTCATGGCGCTGGTAAAGTGGTGATGCGGACCGCTCCGGAAGGTACTGGTATTATTGCTGGTGGTCCGATGCGTGCCGTGTTCGAAATGCTGGGCATCAAAGACGTCGTGTCGAAGTCGATCGGTTCGCAGAACCCATACAACATGATCCGCGCCACCATCGACGGCCTGAACAAAGAGGCCAGCCCCCGCATGATCGCCCAACGTCGCGGCAAGAAAGTCGCCGACATTCTGGGCGCTAAATCTGAAGCTCCGGCAGACGCCGAAGCTGCAGACGCGTAAGGAGACTGATCCATGGCTAAAACCATCGTCGTCAAGCAGATCGGTTCCCCGATCCGCCGCCCCGCCAAACAGCGCCAAACGTTGATCGGCTTGGGTCTGAACAAGATGCACAAAACTCGCGAACTCGAAGACACCCCTGCCGTGCGCGGCATGGTCTCGTCGATCTCGCACATGGTTGAGATCATCGAAGAGAAGGGCTGAGTTCAGCCGCTTTCTTGAAGATTTGAAGCACCCCGGTCAGAAATGGCTGGGGTGTTTTCTATTCAGCACCTATCAACTCTGTCTCTAGAGTTCTAAGTTGATGTCGCCACCAGTAAACGGCTTCTCTGAATTTATGTAGTTTTTGATAGACAATGGGTTCCACCACATATTCTTCGGGCTCGAGGTACGGGCCGAGAATAAATCCCAGTTCAAATTCTTTGAGAATGTTGTTTCGTTCTTTTTCGATGAACTCAAAAAACACCCAATTCCGGTCCTTATCAGCTTTCCATGATTTCCACCGGCGATCTATTGTTGCCGCCCGATCATCAGAGCTTTCACAATCAATTTTTGCAAGCACATGCCCGGTCGCGCGCAGGAGGCTCAATCCAGCCACCCATTTGATTTTCCAGTGGCCCCAGCGAGGTTCTACTTCGGAGTGCTGAAAATCGAACAAAAGGTCAACACAGAGGTCGTAGGGGCGCCATGCCTTCAGCGTTCTTGCGCTTTCGGATGACGTGAATATGTCTCCAGTTATGTGGGAATGGTTGTAGTTGGCCATATTAATTTCCCGTAGTAGTGGGCAGTTACATGCAAATCTTTCACTGGCATCCACGCGGGTACGGACATTAGCTTAAGATCATGGGCAATGTATCCGACGCTCTCCGCCGCGAAAATGGTGGACTTCAGACTTAATTGAGCGCTTTACGTCCATCCAGGGTCAGGCACTGCCCTCTGTTGCGTACTCTTTCACATCAACCCATGCATTCCCCGCAACGCGGGGTTTCGGATTCAACTGTGGTCCCCTCCGCGCACACCTCCTATCAGGGCGCGAACACATCACCCCCGTTTAGGACCACAGACATGAACGCCCTCGTTACCCCCGTCGCCCCGCTGGCCAATGCCATCGCCGAGGTGATTACCGCCGTCCAATCGGCCACGCATCGTTTCCTGACCTCGGACTGCGTTCCGACCTGGACCGAGTATCTGCGCGGCTGCAACAAGTAACGTCCGCCAACAGCGCATCGCGATGGACGCCAGACTTGCGCGGAGCGCGACGAGGGTCTATACGCCCCCGGTGGCGTGTTGCGCCACAGAATCAAAATCAAGAAAAGCCGTGTTTGGCCCCTTCCGCTTCGTGGGTCAGTTCCGGCAAGGAGAAGCGAAATGAAATTGAATGAACTGCGCGACAATCCTGGCGCAACCAAACCCCGTAAACGCGTTGGTCGTGGTCCCGGCTCGGGCATGGGTAAGACCGGTGGTCGCGGTATCAAGGGTCAGAAATCGCGTTCGGGCGTTGCCATCAAGGGTTTTGAAGGCGGGCAAATGCCCATCTATCAACGTCTGCCCAAGCGTGGATTCAACAAGCCGAACCGCAAAAAGTTCGCTGTTATCAACCTGGGCCTGATCCAGAAATTCATCGACGAGAAGAAGCTGGACGCCAAAGACATAACCGAAGACACGTTGGTTGCTTCGGGTCTGGTGCGTCGCAAGCTGGACGGTGTGCGCGTTCTGGCCAAAGGCGAGATTACCGCCAAAGCCGCAATCACTGTTACCGGTGCGTCGAAGTCGGCTGTTGAAGCTGTTGAAAAAGCTGGCGGTAAATTGACCGTCGCTGCTCCGGCTGCAGCTGAATAAGACCTTGTGAGGGGCGACGCTGCCCCTTACATATCTTGCTATGTTTTCAAGCGCCGCCGGAGCCGGGAACGGTCCGGCGGTGTTTTACTTGACGAGGGGGCCTTATGGCATCTGCAGCAGAACAAATGGCCGCAAACATGAGCTGGGGCGCCTTTGGTAAGGCGACCGAGCTGCGTCAGCGGATTTTCTTCACGATCGGGCTTCTGATCATTTACCGCCTTGGCACCTATATTCCCATTCCGGGAATCGACGGCACGGCCCTGCGCGAGTTTATGGATCAGGCACAATCCGGCATCGCGGGCGTGCTTGGCATGTTCACCGGTGGCGCGCTGAGCCGCATGGGTGTGTTCGCCCTTGGTATCATGCCCTATATCTCGGCTTCGATCATCGTGCAGCTTCTGTCTTCTATGTGGGAGCCGTTGAAGCAACTGAAGAAAGAAGGCGAGCAAGGCCGCAAGAAGATCAACCAATACACGCGCTATGGCACTGTTCTGCTGGCTACGGGACAGGCGTTTGCACTGTCAAACAGCTTGCAGGCTGGCGACCTTGTTACCAACCCCGGTGGGTTCTTCATTGCTGCCTGCGTGATCACCCTTGTCGGTGGCACCATGTTCCTGATGTGGCTGGGCGAGCAGATCACTGCACGCGGGATCGGAAACGGAATCTCGCTGATCATCTTCGTCGGCATCGTGGCCGAGATCCCGGCGGCTTTGGCACAGTTCCTGGCTTCAGGCCGGTCTGGCGCAATCAGCCCGGCCGTGATCATTGGTGTACTGGTGATGATTGTCGCCGTAATTGCCTTCGTTGTATTCATGGAACGCGCGCTGCGCAAAATCCACATTCAATATCCCCGCCGTCAGGTGGGCATGAAAGTCTATGACGGTGGTTCGTCGCACCTGCCGATCAAGGTGAACCCCGCCGGCGTTATCCCGGCTATTTTTGCTTCGGCACTTCTGCTGCTCCCGACGACGATCTCGACCTTCTCTTCGGGGCAGGCGGGTCCGGTCATGTCGGTCATTCTGGCTTATTTCGGGCCAGGTCAACCGCTGTATCTGCTGTTCTTTACGGCCATGATCGTGTTCTTCACCTTCTTCTACACCCGCGAAGTGGCGTTCAAGACGGATGAGGTCGCCGACAACCTGAAAAACCAGAACGGTTTTGTACCTGGCATCCGCCCTGGCAAGAAAACGGCCGAGTACCTTGATTACGTCGTCGTGCGTTTGTTGGTACTTGGGTCGGGCTATCTGGCCGCCGTCTGTCTGCTGCCCGAGATTCTGCGCAGCCAATTGGCCATTCCGTTTTACTTTGGCGGAACGTCGGTTCTGATCGTTGTGTCGGTGACGATGGACACGATCCAACAGGTTCAGTCGCATCTGCTGGCGCACCAGTATGAGGGTTTGATCGAGAAGTCGCAGCTGCGCGGTAAAAAACGCTCGAAGAAGGCTCCGTCGCGTCGATGAACATCATTCTGCTTGGACCGCCCGGTGCCGGCAAAGGCACGCAAGCCCGCCTGCTTGTTGAGGAGCGTGGCATGATCCAGCTCTCAACGGGTGACATGCTGCGCGAGGCGAAAGCCTCTGGCACCGAGATGGGCAAGAAGGTCGCCGCGATCATGGATGCGGGCGAGCTTGTCACAGACGAGATCGTCATCGGCCTGATCGAGGAGAAGCTGGAAGGCGACAACGGAGGAGGCTTCATCTTTGACGGCTTCCCCCGGACGCTGGCGTAAGCGGACGCTCTGGGCGAGCTGTTAGCCCGGCACGATACAAAGTTGGATGCCGTGATCGAAATGCGCGTGGATGATGAAGCGCTGGTTGCGCGCATCACCGCCCGGTCGACCTGCGGCAATTGCGGCGAAGGCTACAACGACGTTTCGAAGCCGATCCCCGCGGATGGCAAATGTACGAATTGCGGCGGGACCGACTTCAAGCGCCGCGCAGACGACAACGAAGAAAGTCTGCGCACTCGGTTGATGGAATATTACAAGAAGACGTCGCCTCTGATCGGATACTACCATGCCAAGGGCGATCTGCGGTCGGTGAACGGGCTGGGCGAAATTGACGAAGTGAAGGCTTCGATCGCGGGTGTCCTCGGTTGATTTGACCCAAAGCGAGCTTCTGATACTGGTTTTCTTTCGGCTCCCGTGATCTGTTTGTCAAAATCACTGGAGCCGTTGATGTTTTCAAAACCCCTTGTTGCGGGCATTATCCTTGGCCTTTTGCCTTCCATCGCAACCGCGGACGGCATGATCGTCACCTTGCCTGAGTATTGTGATTTGGATGAAAGCGCCGTCTTGGATAATGGTGGATATGTCCTGCATTCGAATGACATTGAGGGGATAGAATACATCTGCGAGTTTGACCCACTTCCGGCGCGATTTTGGGAAGATAACAATGTTGACATACGCACTGGCTATTGTGCGTCTGGAATTGAGTTTACGCCTCAGGTGTTTGCATTCACCGAAGGACACCAAATGCCTGGCGAAATTCGGGTGATTGGGGCCGGAGGGCTAAGGGAAATGAAGATCTTTTACGTTTGCGATCTTCAACCTTCGAGGTGACCCGAACACAGGCCCTTGACCGCCGGTCCAAAACGCATTAGTTCACGCCATCCCTAACGGGAATCGGTGTGTATTCGGGGTCGCTCCCCTATCCCACCAGACCAGAAATTCAGCGCGGCCCGCAGGAATAATCCGGCGGGCTTCCGTTGTGAAAAAAGGTTCCGGCATTACGGAACCGCAACGAAAAGGAAAGTGACACGTGGCACGTATCGCCGGCGTAAACATCCCGACCCATAAGCGGGTCCCGATCGCCCTGACATATATTACCGGAATTGGTCATACTTCGGCCAAAGCTATCTGCGAAGCCGTTAAAATCGACGAAACCCGTCGTGTTAACGAACTGTCGGATGCTGAAGTTCTTGCCATCCGCGAGCACATCGACGCGACCTACACCGTTGAAGGTGACCTGCGTCGTGAAGTGCAAATGAACATCAAGCGTCTGATGGATCTGGGGGCCTATCGTGGCCTGCGCCATCGCCGCAACCTTCCCGTGCGCGGTCAGCGTACCCACACCAACGCTCGTACACGCAAAGGCCCCGCAAAGGCCATTGCCGGTAAGAAGAAATAAGGGAGGGTTTGACCAATGGCTCGCGAAAAGACTCGTGCAAAGAAGAAAGAGCGTAAGAACATCGCCTCTGGCGTTGCTCACGTAAACTCTTCGTTCAACAACACCAAGATCCTGATTTCGGACGTTCAAGGCAACGCTATTTCGTGGTCGTCGGCTGGAACCATGGGTTTCAAAGGGTCGCGTAAATCGACGCCTTATGCAGCTCAGATGGCGGCTGAAGATGCTGGTAAAAAAGCACAAGAGCACGGCGTCAAGACGCTGGAAGTCGAAGTGCAAGGCCCCGGTTCGGGTCGTGAATCGGCTCTGCGTGCTTTGGCTGCTGTCGGTTTCAATATCACGTCGATCCGTGACGTGACGCCGATTGCCCACAATGGTTGCCGCCCGCCGAAGCGCCGCCGCGTGTAATCAGATTTTTCGCCGGGCTGCGGTTGTCGCGGCCCGGTTTCCGTCATTTTAACCTCGGGCGTCCTGCCCTTTGGACATGGGGACAGGACTGGTATGGAGGGACGCATGATCCATAAAAATTGGGCTGAACTGATCAAGCCGACACAGCTGGAAGTTAAACCCGGCAACGACCCTGCGCGTCAGGCAACCGTGGTCGCAGAACCGCTGGAGCGTGGCTTTGGTCTGACTCTGGGCAACGCCCTGCGCCGTGTTCTGATGAGCAGCTTGCAAGGTGCGGCTATTACATCAGTTCAGATTGACAATGTGCTGCACGAATTCAGCTCGGTCGCAGGTGTGCGTGAAGACGTGACCGACATCGTTCTGAACCTCAAAGGTGTTGCGATCAACATGGAAGTCGAAGGCCCCAAGCGTCTGTCGATTTCGGCCAAAGGGCCCATGGTTGTCACTGCTGGAGACATCTCGGAAACCGCTGGCATTGAGATTCTAAATAAAGATCACGTGATCTGTCACCTCGACGATGGCGCCGACCTGTTCATGGAACTGACCGTTAACACCGGTAAAGGCTATGTCGCGTCGGACAAGAACAAGCCGGAAGATGCGCCGATCGGCCTGATCCCGGTCGATGCGATCTATTCGCCGGTCAAGAAAGTCAGCTATGACGTTCAGCCGACCCGTGAAGGTCAGGTTCTGGACTATGACAAGCTGACGTTGAAGCTGGAGACCGATGGGTCGGTCACGCCGGAAGATGCCGTCGCATTCGCTGCGCGTATCGTTCAGGATCAGTTGTCGATCTTCGTGAACTTCGACGAGC
This DNA window, taken from Aliiroseovarius sp. F47248L, encodes the following:
- a CDS encoding TIGR02466 family protein, with protein sequence MPNISSLFVTRLYHAQLSEFDPKVDQGELYDSCYSIAEDDEAGQEWCEAEGYPGYTSYASLTDLPWRFPIFKDLVESLDKHVAAFAEDLEFNLDGRELVLEDIWINILPPGGYHSAHIHPHSVISGTTYLALPEGAGALRYEDPRHAMMMAAPPRRKNAREELQSFITKRPAEGDVLLWESWLRHEVMQNTGDEERLSVSFNYKWGE
- the rpmC gene encoding 50S ribosomal protein L29, giving the protein MNAKELRDQSPDQLREKLAELKKEAFNLRFQQATGAIENTARMRTVRRDAARVKTVLNEQARAAAE
- the rpsQ gene encoding 30S ribosomal protein S17; amino-acid sequence: MPKRILQGVVTSAANEQTVTVSVERRFKHPLLQKTVRKSKKYRAHDEKNAFKAGDTVRIIECAPKSKTKRWEVLEG
- the rplN gene encoding 50S ribosomal protein L14, which codes for MIQMQTNLDVADNSGARRVQCIKVLGGSKRKYASVGDIIVVSVKEAIPRGRVKKGDVRKAVVVRTAKEVRREDGTAIRFDRNAAVILNNNNEPIGTRIFGPVVRELRAKNFMKIISLAPEVL
- the rplX gene encoding 50S ribosomal protein L24 codes for the protein MAAKLRKGDKVVVLAGKDKGKEGEITSVDPKAGKAVVDGVNVSIRHTRQSQNSQGGRIPKAMPIQLSNLALLDKNGKATRVGFREEDGKKVRFAKTTGETV
- the rplE gene encoding 50S ribosomal protein L5 — encoded protein: MLDTANYTPRLKAAYKDSIRAALKEEFGYKNDMQIPRLEKIVLNIGCGAEAVKDSKKAKSAVADLSIIAGQQALTTKAKKSIAGFRVREDMPLGAKVTLRGDRMYEFLDRLITIAMPRIRDFRGVSGNSFDGRGNYAMGLKEHIVFPEIDFDKVDENWGMDIVIATTAKTDAEAKSMLKHFNMPFNS
- the rpsN gene encoding 30S ribosomal protein S14 — encoded protein: MAKKAMIEREKKRQKLVEKYAAKRAALKEIANDESKTMEERFTARLKLAQLPRNSSATRLHNRCQLTGRPHAYYRKLKVSRIALRDLGSNGQIPGLVKSSW
- the rpsH gene encoding 30S ribosomal protein S8, with translation MNDPIGDMLTRIRNSQMRGKSVVSTPASKLRAWVLDVLADEGYIRGYETGTDERGHPTLEISLKYFDGVPVIRELQRVSTPGRRVYMGVKDIPQVRQGLGVSIVSTPKGVMSDANARSQNVGGEVLCTVF
- the rplF gene encoding 50S ribosomal protein L6 encodes the protein MSRIGKKPVELPAGVTVTQSGQTVEVKGPKGVLSFTATDDVTITVEDNQLNVEPRGKSKRARQQWGMSRTVVANMVTGVTDGFKKELEINGVGYRAQMQGNVLKLNLGLSHDVDFVAPEGVTVTAPKQTEIVVEGIDPQLVGQVAANIRAWRKPEPYKGKGIKYKDEYIFRKEGKKK
- the rplR gene encoding 50S ribosomal protein L18, with translation MANSKRTLFLKRRLRVRNSLRKHNVGKMRLSVHRSNKNISAQLIDDVNGVTLASASSLEKDLGVVGKNNIDAASKVGAAIAERAKKAGVEECYFDRGGFLYHGKVKALADAAREGGLKF
- the rpsE gene encoding 30S ribosomal protein S5; the protein is MAERENRRNRRDRDETPEFADRLVAINRVSKTVKGGKRFGFAALVVVGDQKGRVGFGKGKAKEVPEAIRKATEQAKRQMIRVPLREGRTLHHDIEGRHGAGKVVMRTAPEGTGIIAGGPMRAVFEMLGIKDVVSKSIGSQNPYNMIRATIDGLNKEASPRMIAQRRGKKVADILGAKSEAPADAEAADA
- the rpmD gene encoding 50S ribosomal protein L30 is translated as MAKTIVVKQIGSPIRRPAKQRQTLIGLGLNKMHKTRELEDTPAVRGMVSSISHMVEIIEEKG
- the rplO gene encoding 50S ribosomal protein L15 encodes the protein MKLNELRDNPGATKPRKRVGRGPGSGMGKTGGRGIKGQKSRSGVAIKGFEGGQMPIYQRLPKRGFNKPNRKKFAVINLGLIQKFIDEKKLDAKDITEDTLVASGLVRRKLDGVRVLAKGEITAKAAITVTGASKSAVEAVEKAGGKLTVAAPAAAE
- the secY gene encoding preprotein translocase subunit SecY, with amino-acid sequence MASAAEQMAANMSWGAFGKATELRQRIFFTIGLLIIYRLGTYIPIPGIDGTALREFMDQAQSGIAGVLGMFTGGALSRMGVFALGIMPYISASIIVQLLSSMWEPLKQLKKEGEQGRKKINQYTRYGTVLLATGQAFALSNSLQAGDLVTNPGGFFIAACVITLVGGTMFLMWLGEQITARGIGNGISLIIFVGIVAEIPAALAQFLASGRSGAISPAVIIGVLVMIVAVIAFVVFMERALRKIHIQYPRRQVGMKVYDGGSSHLPIKVNPAGVIPAIFASALLLLPTTISTFSSGQAGPVMSVILAYFGPGQPLYLLFFTAMIVFFTFFYTREVAFKTDEVADNLKNQNGFVPGIRPGKKTAEYLDYVVVRLLVLGSGYLAAVCLLPEILRSQLAIPFYFGGTSVLIVVSVTMDTIQQVQSHLLAHQYEGLIEKSQLRGKKRSKKAPSRR
- the rpsM gene encoding 30S ribosomal protein S13; its protein translation is MARIAGVNIPTHKRVPIALTYITGIGHTSAKAICEAVKIDETRRVNELSDAEVLAIREHIDATYTVEGDLRREVQMNIKRLMDLGAYRGLRHRRNLPVRGQRTHTNARTRKGPAKAIAGKKK
- the rpsK gene encoding 30S ribosomal protein S11, translating into MAREKTRAKKKERKNIASGVAHVNSSFNNTKILISDVQGNAISWSSAGTMGFKGSRKSTPYAAQMAAEDAGKKAQEHGVKTLEVEVQGPGSGRESALRALAAVGFNITSIRDVTPIAHNGCRPPKRRRV